One stretch of Paenibacillus sp. AN1007 DNA includes these proteins:
- a CDS encoding histidine kinase yields the protein MFKIPAQSWFNSIFARLIMTYLVFVIPLILLGVYLYHWSYDTASEEISLSTERRLSQYATELNREIEWMELQQFDIAEDRKLNRLAILWNNMDQIEKREILNYLSERLAAFKNSSAYIKNVYVHIPSVNKSISAVQGIDEYDQASYEYFSSSMQEDGIRFTVKDDALNLSAVRVTGKLGDTPLFVVQVELDNAAFQNELSQLNLYPESASLLVEERTGFAILDQNERKIILANYREYSQKNSLDSFRVGVEDTTYHVNQHHMAPLGLSIATYLPEKMVTKPLSKFYKWAWIFAITSFIAITAYLYSTYKLIHIPLLLLVKRFKKMEGGVLDIPIVHHRKDEFGFLYSRFNHMIENLQMLIDRDFKKTMMMQRAELKQLQSQINPHFLYNSFFILNSLARTGETERIEQFTNMLGEYFRFITRNGTDHVPLKEEVHHSRIYTEIQQLRFSRRIKVEFGEVPPEMEQMQVPRLIIQPVIENAYEHSLEKNTAAGLLRVQFQRTSSCAEIIVEDNGQDLQTEDIEKLQHLLYNDAATEDITGLMNIHRRLVLTYGAGSGLYLSRSELQGLKVVIRIQWKEGEHECIDC from the coding sequence TTGTTCAAGATACCGGCACAGTCGTGGTTCAACAGCATTTTTGCACGGCTGATAATGACCTACCTGGTTTTTGTCATACCTCTGATTCTTCTGGGGGTATATCTGTACCACTGGAGCTATGATACGGCAAGCGAGGAAATTTCCTTGTCTACAGAAAGGCGTCTGAGTCAATATGCCACAGAACTCAACAGGGAGATTGAGTGGATGGAGCTGCAGCAGTTTGATATTGCAGAGGACCGCAAGCTGAATCGGCTGGCGATCCTCTGGAACAACATGGACCAAATTGAAAAACGTGAAATATTAAATTATTTATCCGAGCGGTTAGCCGCTTTTAAAAACAGCAGTGCTTATATTAAGAACGTTTATGTACATATTCCTTCAGTCAACAAGAGTATTTCAGCAGTGCAGGGCATTGATGAGTACGATCAAGCTTCTTACGAATATTTCAGTTCGTCCATGCAGGAAGATGGCATTCGATTTACAGTAAAAGACGATGCGTTGAATCTGAGTGCTGTACGTGTAACAGGCAAACTAGGAGACACACCGCTGTTTGTCGTTCAGGTGGAGCTGGATAACGCTGCTTTTCAGAATGAGCTGTCACAGCTTAATCTCTATCCTGAGAGTGCCTCTCTTCTTGTTGAGGAGAGAACGGGGTTTGCTATTTTAGATCAGAACGAACGTAAAATCATTCTTGCTAACTATCGTGAATATAGTCAAAAGAACTCGCTCGACAGCTTTCGGGTAGGCGTGGAGGATACGACGTACCATGTGAATCAGCATCATATGGCGCCGCTCGGTTTATCCATTGCTACATATCTGCCTGAAAAGATGGTTACCAAACCTCTGAGCAAATTTTATAAATGGGCTTGGATTTTTGCAATTACATCCTTCATTGCGATTACAGCGTATCTCTACTCAACGTATAAACTGATTCACATTCCCCTGCTGCTGCTGGTCAAGAGGTTCAAAAAGATGGAAGGTGGTGTGCTGGATATTCCGATCGTACATCATCGTAAAGATGAATTCGGATTTCTGTACTCCCGTTTTAACCATATGATTGAGAATCTGCAGATGCTCATTGACCGTGATTTCAAAAAAACGATGATGATGCAGCGAGCTGAACTAAAACAGCTTCAATCGCAGATTAATCCACACTTTCTGTACAACAGTTTCTTTATTCTGAACTCGTTAGCGAGGACAGGAGAGACAGAGAGAATTGAACAATTCACCAATATGCTTGGGGAATATTTTCGCTTCATTACACGCAATGGAACAGATCATGTACCGCTCAAGGAAGAAGTGCATCATTCCCGTATTTATACTGAAATCCAGCAGCTGCGATTCTCCAGGCGAATCAAAGTTGAATTTGGAGAGGTTCCACCTGAAATGGAGCAAATGCAGGTTCCACGGCTTATCATTCAACCGGTCATTGAAAATGCGTACGAGCACAGTCTGGAAAAGAATACGGCTGCCGGTCTGCTGCGAGTTCAATTCCAAAGGACATCATCCTGTGCAGAAATCATCGTGGAAGATAACGGGCAGGATCTTCAGACAGAAGATATTGAGAAGCTGCAGCATCTTCTGTACAATGATGCAGCGACGGAAGACATAACCGGATTAATGAATATCCATAGGCGTCTCGTTCTGACATATGGAGCGGGCAGCGGGCTTTATCTTTCACGAAGTGAGCTGCAGGGGTTAAAAGTTGTCATTCGAATCCAGTGGAAGGAAGGGGAACACGAATGTATCGACTGCTGA
- a CDS encoding extracellular solute-binding protein produces MHKRWMYKTRWTIIIFLTVCMPVGLTQGNSGQLNSSNNEQPGLSSEAYDPPIKVSFVRETGEDLQRMIEQLPDETLVDNRWTRLYERELGIQIRYDWIATGDVYNQKLGVSLAAGRFPDVVKVNPYQLRQLSNANLIEDLTEVYRDFASPLTKKILEAEGKGAFDAATINGKLMAIPESSSSIETAQYLWIRTDWLDKLGMQAPETIEDVLKLSEAFTSMDPDGNGKQDTYGLALTSYLWDPVMGVSGFMAGYGAFPNIWIKNQEGELIYGGIQPEVRKALQVLQTMYLEGQLDPDFAYKNGSKEYRLIQQGKIGMLYGEQWTPFVIQSTREQDPEAEWQAFPIAVEAGRSLAVPLRSNTGHYFAVRKGFAHPEVVVKLMNLHLDKNWGQNAEYETYYNDDSRAVWMLSPVTPFPGTKNMDAYRDIRDARETGDFSVLENEALAIHKRIAAYESEGLQSGWGWKQTYGPTGAFSIADRYEVNGQLLYDQFTGGITETMVDRQIILRDLQLEAYMNIIHGSPIEDFDQFVKDWLQLGGAEITSEVNAWYRTNASRNHQAFALSY; encoded by the coding sequence ATGCATAAGAGATGGATGTACAAAACAAGATGGACCATTATTATTTTTCTTACAGTCTGTATGCCTGTCGGACTGACGCAAGGGAACTCGGGGCAGTTGAACAGCTCCAACAATGAACAGCCGGGCCTTTCCTCCGAGGCTTATGACCCACCCATTAAAGTCTCTTTTGTCAGGGAAACAGGAGAAGATCTGCAGCGAATGATAGAGCAGCTGCCGGATGAGACATTAGTGGATAATCGCTGGACTCGGCTCTATGAAAGAGAACTGGGCATTCAGATTCGTTATGACTGGATCGCGACGGGCGACGTATACAATCAAAAGCTCGGGGTTTCCCTTGCTGCAGGACGCTTTCCCGATGTGGTCAAGGTCAACCCATATCAGCTTAGGCAGCTGAGTAATGCCAATTTGATTGAAGATTTGACCGAAGTATACCGGGATTTTGCCTCACCGCTGACCAAGAAAATTTTGGAGGCCGAAGGCAAAGGGGCATTTGATGCCGCTACGATTAACGGTAAGCTGATGGCAATTCCCGAATCCTCTTCCTCTATTGAGACAGCACAGTACTTGTGGATCAGAACGGATTGGCTGGATAAACTGGGGATGCAGGCACCTGAGACGATCGAAGATGTGTTGAAATTATCGGAAGCGTTTACATCGATGGACCCTGACGGAAATGGTAAACAGGACACCTATGGCTTGGCACTGACGAGTTATCTTTGGGACCCCGTTATGGGTGTTTCGGGATTTATGGCCGGATATGGTGCTTTCCCGAACATCTGGATCAAAAATCAAGAGGGAGAGCTCATTTACGGAGGGATACAGCCGGAAGTGCGCAAAGCGCTGCAGGTGCTGCAGACGATGTACTTGGAAGGGCAGCTTGATCCGGACTTTGCATACAAAAATGGAAGCAAGGAGTATCGTCTCATTCAGCAGGGGAAAATTGGAATGCTCTATGGCGAGCAGTGGACTCCTTTTGTTATACAATCCACCCGTGAACAGGATCCTGAAGCCGAATGGCAGGCTTTCCCTATTGCAGTTGAGGCAGGACGGAGCCTTGCTGTCCCGCTTCGTTCCAATACGGGACATTATTTTGCGGTGAGAAAAGGATTCGCCCACCCTGAAGTTGTCGTCAAGCTGATGAACTTGCATCTGGACAAGAACTGGGGACAGAACGCTGAATATGAAACGTATTATAATGATGACTCTCGCGCTGTGTGGATGCTGTCTCCGGTCACGCCTTTTCCTGGAACGAAAAATATGGATGCGTATAGAGACATTCGGGACGCAAGGGAGACGGGGGATTTCTCCGTACTGGAGAACGAAGCACTTGCCATTCACAAACGAATTGCAGCCTATGAATCCGAAGGTTTGCAGAGCGGATGGGGGTGGAAACAAACCTATGGTCCGACAGGAGCATTCAGCATTGCGGATCGTTATGAGGTGAACGGGCAGCTGCTTTATGATCAATTCACAGGCGGGATCACAGAAACGATGGTGGATCGACAGATCATCCTTCGGGATCTTCAGCTTGAAGCGTATATGAATATTATCCATGGATCGCCTATAGAAGACTTTGATCAATTTGTAAAGGATTGGCTTCAATTGGGCGGGGCCGAGATCACATCGGAGGTGAACGCATGGTATAGAACCAATGCATCACGGAATCACCAGGCGTTTGCCTTGTCCTATTAG
- a CDS encoding glycoside hydrolase 43 family protein has protein sequence MHSNPIIWADYPDVDVIRVEDTYYMVSTTMHMMPGCIILRSYDLMQWETAAYVYDILDNTPAQRLENGEQIYGKGMWAASLRYHQGKFYVIFVANDTRKTYLYTSETITGPWSKQIVEGFYHDCSLFFDDDERVYLVHGNREIHLTELKPDLSGPRPDGRHRIIVTDHQPHYLGYEGAHFYKIEGIYYVFLIHMTKQAGRRTQACYRADTLDSTFVGGEVFNDDMGYFNSGVAQGGIVDTPEGNWYAVLFQDHGAVGRIPVLVPMRFEEGLPVFAKEAPKQIDIASTKPGHQYNPLAASDRFEYTLDDQGKVRLRDVWQWNHTPHDDLWSVTEKPGVYRIRTGQLSPNLTFAVNTLTQRAMGPACEASVTLDGSRLNNGDYAGLCFLIGTYGLIALTKDEGQYFLVMQARESQDSSIFGNFIDQEPAVEHARIPVSGPMVTLQASANFANNQDECRFAYKDGVEWKSLGVPHHMVYKLDHFMGCRIGLFLFSTETIGGSADFSNFDYHIKR, from the coding sequence ATGCATTCCAACCCGATTATATGGGCTGATTACCCTGATGTGGACGTCATTCGGGTAGAAGATACGTATTATATGGTGAGCACAACAATGCATATGATGCCTGGTTGTATCATTCTACGTTCGTATGATCTGATGCAGTGGGAAACGGCTGCGTATGTGTATGACATTCTGGATAATACTCCGGCACAGCGGCTGGAGAATGGTGAACAGATCTATGGTAAGGGGATGTGGGCTGCTTCACTGCGTTATCATCAGGGGAAATTTTATGTCATCTTCGTGGCCAATGATACCCGTAAAACCTATCTGTACACATCTGAAACGATAACAGGGCCCTGGAGCAAACAGATTGTAGAGGGATTCTACCACGACTGCTCGCTGTTTTTTGATGACGACGAACGGGTTTATCTAGTGCATGGTAATCGAGAGATTCACCTAACTGAATTGAAACCGGATCTTTCGGGGCCTAGGCCGGATGGCAGACATCGGATCATAGTAACAGATCATCAGCCGCATTATCTTGGATATGAAGGTGCACATTTTTACAAAATTGAAGGAATTTATTATGTCTTCCTGATTCACATGACGAAGCAAGCAGGGCGAAGAACACAAGCATGTTACAGAGCGGATACGCTGGATAGTACATTTGTCGGTGGAGAAGTATTCAACGATGATATGGGATATTTTAATTCAGGAGTCGCTCAGGGCGGTATCGTGGATACGCCTGAGGGGAACTGGTACGCAGTGCTTTTCCAGGATCATGGGGCTGTGGGTCGGATTCCGGTGCTGGTACCGATGCGTTTTGAGGAAGGGTTACCGGTATTTGCGAAAGAAGCTCCGAAACAAATCGACATTGCCAGTACGAAGCCTGGACACCAATATAACCCGCTCGCTGCAAGCGACCGTTTTGAATACACGCTTGACGACCAGGGTAAGGTGCGCCTGCGAGATGTTTGGCAGTGGAATCATACGCCGCATGATGATCTGTGGTCTGTAACTGAAAAACCGGGGGTGTACCGGATTCGAACCGGTCAGCTCAGCCCGAACCTGACGTTTGCAGTAAACACACTGACACAGCGTGCGATGGGTCCGGCTTGTGAAGCTTCAGTAACGCTTGATGGCAGCCGCCTGAATAACGGGGATTATGCGGGTCTTTGTTTTCTGATAGGGACCTACGGTCTGATTGCATTGACCAAAGATGAAGGCCAATACTTTCTGGTTATGCAGGCCAGAGAAAGTCAAGATTCCAGTATTTTTGGCAATTTTATCGATCAGGAGCCTGCCGTAGAGCACGCTCGGATACCCGTGTCAGGGCCGATGGTGACACTGCAGGCTTCCGCAAATTTTGCGAATAATCAGGATGAATGCCGCTTTGCCTATAAGGACGGGGTGGAGTGGAAGAGTCTCGGGGTTCCTCATCATATGGTTTACAAGCTGGATCACTTTATGGGGTGCAGAATTGGATTGTTTCTGTTTTCTACAGAAACAATCGGAGGTTCAGCTGACTTTTCTAATTTCGATTATCATATTAAGCGGTAA
- a CDS encoding glycoside hydrolase family 43 protein: MNNDTMPQTNKQKDENGLTVPRECTSKEVGKIRPNANPLMAHKFGADPYALVYNNRVYLYMTSDKLEYDANKIPQKNSYQSINKITVISSEDLINWTDHGEIKVAGPEGAATWASQSWAPAAAHRSINGEDRFYLYFANNASGIGVLSAPTPTGPWIDPIGKALVTRETPGVEDVTWLFDPAVLVDDDDQAYLYFGGGVPEGKPERPDTARVMRLGEDMVSVEGRAKVIPAPFMFENSGIHKYDNTYYYTYCSNFFQVERDEDSPPPGEIAYMTSSQPMGPWTYQGTILKNPGHFFGIGGNNHHAIFPLHNQWYIAYHAQTLCQAMDIPEGYRSTHLNRVEYEETSGRMKEIHADYAGVDQLKSFYPYQTVSGAAMGWSAGVSTRQLSPAEHGQSSEQDEVVSLMRDGSWIALSSVDFGEQGAASFTSLLCSQGGAGILELRLDREDGELIGTVHIPAAAEGREWMEGWTSITGAERVHDLYLMLQSPDSNSSSSPCILLQQWAFEKA; this comes from the coding sequence ATGAATAACGATACGATGCCGCAGACCAACAAGCAAAAGGATGAGAACGGTTTGACCGTTCCTCGGGAATGTACATCAAAGGAAGTTGGCAAGATTCGTCCAAATGCTAATCCTTTAATGGCTCACAAATTCGGGGCCGATCCTTATGCGCTGGTGTATAATAACCGTGTTTATCTCTACATGACCAGTGACAAACTGGAATACGATGCGAACAAGATTCCTCAGAAAAACAGCTATCAGTCCATTAATAAAATAACGGTGATCTCTTCAGAGGATTTGATCAACTGGACGGATCACGGGGAGATCAAGGTTGCCGGTCCGGAAGGAGCGGCAACATGGGCTTCTCAATCCTGGGCTCCGGCAGCTGCCCATCGCAGCATCAACGGAGAGGACCGTTTTTATCTGTATTTTGCGAATAATGCCAGCGGCATTGGTGTCTTGAGTGCGCCAACACCGACAGGACCTTGGATTGATCCGATTGGTAAAGCGTTGGTCACTAGAGAAACACCGGGGGTAGAAGATGTAACCTGGTTATTTGATCCGGCCGTTCTAGTGGATGATGACGATCAGGCTTATCTCTACTTCGGAGGAGGCGTGCCTGAAGGCAAACCGGAAAGACCGGATACGGCACGAGTGATGCGGCTTGGGGAGGATATGGTCAGCGTTGAAGGCAGGGCCAAAGTAATTCCTGCACCTTTTATGTTTGAAAATTCAGGGATACATAAATATGATAATACGTACTACTACACCTATTGCTCAAATTTCTTCCAAGTGGAACGTGATGAAGACAGCCCGCCGCCTGGAGAGATCGCATACATGACAAGTTCGCAGCCGATGGGTCCATGGACGTATCAGGGAACGATCCTGAAGAATCCGGGTCACTTCTTTGGTATCGGTGGTAACAATCATCATGCCATTTTTCCACTGCATAATCAGTGGTATATTGCCTATCATGCGCAGACGCTCTGTCAAGCTATGGATATTCCTGAAGGGTATCGTTCTACACATCTGAACCGCGTAGAGTATGAGGAGACAAGTGGAAGGATGAAGGAAATTCATGCCGACTATGCAGGCGTAGATCAATTAAAGTCATTTTACCCGTATCAAACCGTTAGCGGTGCAGCGATGGGCTGGAGTGCAGGAGTAAGCACACGCCAACTAAGCCCGGCCGAGCATGGACAGTCTTCAGAGCAGGATGAAGTTGTCAGTCTCATGCGTGACGGAAGCTGGATTGCTCTCTCTTCTGTGGATTTTGGTGAACAAGGAGCGGCCAGTTTTACCTCATTGCTATGCAGTCAAGGTGGTGCAGGGATACTTGAACTTCGACTGGATCGTGAAGACGGAGAATTGATCGGAACTGTGCATATTCCGGCAGCAGCCGAAGGTAGGGAATGGATGGAAGGGTGGACTTCGATTACAGGTGCGGAGCGTGTGCATGATTTGTATCTTATGCTGCAGTCACCAGACAGCAATTCGAGCAGCAGTCCGTGTATTCTGCTGCAGCAGTGGGCGTTTGAAAAAGCTTAG
- a CDS encoding AraC family transcriptional regulator, with the protein MSSDYFYDPIQPELLYRHPLTTYQLETSYHRHNAYEIYLFLKGSVHFYVDHRCYPMQCGDLLVISPEEMHRTLILDETEYERITINLKKSYLCQLSTVRTNLLSCFDQRPEGISSIIHLHNDQLNQLLFWTSQIEEAADCNMYGADVRTNAAMAQLLVLINQWFQQNSFVPQDIMPELVRRTMEYIELNITQEITLGQLAEEFYLNSTSISRQFKKHTGLTLRSYILGRRIELAKQHLTEGMSITDACFQSGFSDYANFIRSFTKIVGISPGKYRKHRRETSDSPSLQQIVTNFEP; encoded by the coding sequence ATGTCTTCTGACTACTTTTATGACCCCATTCAGCCAGAGCTGCTGTACCGTCATCCTTTAACGACATACCAACTCGAAACCAGTTATCATCGTCATAATGCGTACGAAATCTATCTGTTCCTGAAAGGCAGCGTACATTTCTATGTGGATCACCGTTGTTATCCCATGCAGTGCGGAGACTTACTTGTCATCTCTCCCGAAGAGATGCACCGGACGCTGATTCTGGATGAGACTGAATATGAACGGATCACAATAAACCTCAAAAAATCATATCTATGCCAGCTGTCTACTGTACGGACGAATCTGTTGTCCTGTTTTGATCAAAGGCCTGAAGGAATAAGCAGCATTATTCATCTGCATAACGATCAGTTAAACCAGCTGCTGTTCTGGACCAGCCAGATTGAAGAAGCAGCGGATTGTAATATGTACGGAGCAGACGTGCGCACGAATGCGGCAATGGCTCAGCTGCTTGTTCTCATCAACCAGTGGTTCCAGCAGAATTCCTTTGTACCTCAAGATATCATGCCGGAATTGGTTCGCAGAACGATGGAATATATCGAACTGAACATTACACAAGAGATTACACTGGGCCAACTGGCTGAGGAGTTCTATCTGAACAGCACCTCCATCAGTCGACAGTTCAAAAAACATACAGGACTTACTCTTCGTTCCTACATTTTAGGTCGGCGCATCGAACTGGCGAAACAGCATCTGACAGAAGGAATGAGCATTACGGATGCCTGCTTCCAGTCAGGATTCAGTGACTATGCCAACTTCATTCGAAGTTTCACTAAAATTGTAGGAATCTCACCGGGGAAATATAGGAAGCATCGGCGGGAAACCTCAGATTCGCCATCTCTCCAGCAGATTGTAACCAATTTCGAGCCATAA
- a CDS encoding ribonuclease domain-containing protein — protein MHLRKWLYPLFILLSALLFAGCTTPITTDTGSHAGQVSKEMGFQEVADYIKEHHELPPHYITKKEARALGWEPSEGNLHKVAPGKSIGGDIFRNREGLLPSKKGRTWYEADIHYTGGKRGSDRILYSSDGLIYQTTDHYKTFYQIK, from the coding sequence ATGCATTTAAGAAAATGGTTATACCCCCTGTTCATCCTGCTTTCTGCATTGCTTTTTGCAGGCTGCACCACGCCAATCACGACCGATACCGGCTCTCATGCGGGCCAAGTTTCGAAGGAGATGGGTTTTCAGGAAGTTGCCGACTATATCAAGGAGCATCACGAACTTCCACCCCATTATATTACCAAAAAAGAAGCGCGTGCTCTTGGCTGGGAACCGAGTGAGGGCAACCTGCATAAGGTGGCCCCTGGCAAGAGCATTGGCGGTGATATATTCAGAAATCGCGAAGGTCTTCTTCCAAGCAAAAAAGGACGCACCTGGTATGAAGCAGACATTCATTATACCGGCGGCAAACGGGGAAGTGACCGAATTTTATATTCGAGTGACGGCCTAATCTATCAAACAACAGATCATTATAAGACGTTTTATCAGATCAAATAA
- a CDS encoding barstar family protein — protein sequence MNIILIDGRDPHNREELHQLLQDKLRLHEHYGRNLDALWDALTGEVMMPLTIRWSFFDACRETLGDYADQVVEVMREAEQEIDGFILELLP from the coding sequence ATGAATATCATTCTGATTGACGGTCGTGATCCTCATAACCGCGAAGAACTTCATCAGCTGCTGCAGGACAAGCTTCGACTGCACGAACATTATGGACGCAATCTGGATGCTTTATGGGATGCCTTGACAGGCGAAGTGATGATGCCGCTGACCATCCGCTGGAGTTTTTTCGATGCATGCAGAGAAACGCTTGGTGATTATGCAGACCAAGTGGTCGAAGTGATGCGCGAAGCAGAACAGGAGATCGATGGATTTATACTCGAGCTGCTGCCATGA
- a CDS encoding carbohydrate ABC transporter permease, giving the protein MPKAKSSRLRNSSAGDRAFDAINITFMICLMIVTIYPFINMIAVSLNNANDAIRGGIYLWPREWTLDNYKYIFGESDIYHATLISALRTIIGTIVSVFCTAMLAYTLSRQEFVLRKFVTMFFVFTMYFSGGLIPGYLLIRDLGMIGSFWVYIIPGVIGVFNMIVIRSFIEGLPEGILESARIDGAGEFTTFIRVVLPLTIPAMATVSLFVAVGQWNSWFDVFLYNSSNKELSTLQYELMKILQTSTTAATSSASDVYQAAENSGVSVTPTSIRATMTIIASVPILMVYPFLQKYFVQGMTIGGVKG; this is encoded by the coding sequence ATGCCAAAAGCAAAATCATCCCGCTTGCGGAACAGCAGTGCCGGGGACCGGGCGTTTGATGCCATCAATATCACTTTCATGATCTGTTTGATGATTGTTACGATTTATCCGTTTATTAATATGATTGCCGTTTCGCTGAATAATGCGAATGATGCGATTCGCGGAGGTATATATCTGTGGCCGCGAGAGTGGACACTGGATAACTACAAATACATCTTTGGGGAATCCGACATTTACCATGCCACGCTGATCTCGGCGCTCCGTACGATTATCGGAACGATCGTGTCTGTATTCTGTACGGCGATGCTTGCCTATACTCTCAGCAGGCAGGAATTTGTGCTTCGCAAGTTCGTGACGATGTTTTTTGTCTTCACGATGTACTTCAGCGGAGGATTGATTCCGGGTTATCTGTTGATCCGTGATCTCGGCATGATTGGCTCTTTCTGGGTCTATATCATTCCGGGTGTCATCGGTGTGTTCAATATGATTGTCATTCGTTCCTTTATAGAAGGTTTGCCTGAAGGCATCCTGGAGTCAGCCCGCATTGACGGAGCCGGGGAATTTACGACGTTTATTCGAGTAGTGCTGCCATTAACGATTCCAGCCATGGCTACCGTTTCACTTTTCGTGGCAGTCGGTCAGTGGAACTCCTGGTTTGACGTCTTCCTGTACAACTCTTCCAATAAGGAACTCAGCACGCTGCAGTATGAATTGATGAAGATTCTGCAAACTTCTACGACAGCGGCAACTTCATCAGCAAGTGATGTGTATCAGGCTGCCGAGAACAGCGGCGTATCCGTGACGCCGACTTCCATTCGAGCAACGATGACCATAATAGCGAGTGTGCCAATCCTGATGGTCTATCCGTTCCTGCAGAAATATTTTGTACAAGGTATGACTATTGGAGGCGTAAAGGGATAA